Part of the Cloacibacterium caeni genome is shown below.
GTAGAAAGTGCTTATGCAGATGGTGTAATCACTGATGAAGGGGATAATTTCCAATTCCAGTTTGATAATGCGCTTTTCTCTAACCCAGTGTACTTGAACTTGGTAGCTAATGGAAGAAATGACTTTTTACCATCAAATGTTCTAGTGAACTTCATGAAAGCAAACAACGACCCAAGAGTTCCGGAATATTTTACTCCTGCACCAGATGGAACCTATAAAGGTGGTAATTATGGTTTATTAAATACTTACGCAAACTTCTCTAAAGTTGCAGATCGTATTAAAAAACGTGATGCTCCAGGTCAAATTTTTGATCATGTGAACGTAAAATTCATGTTGGCTGAAGCTGCTGCAAGAGGATACTCTGTAGGTGGAACTGCTGCTGATTATTATGCAGATGCGGTAACTGCTTCTATGGAAGAATGGGATGTTGATGCTGCTGCTGCTGCTTTCCTACTTGCTCATCCTTATGATGCTGCTAACTGGAAAAAATCAATCGGAGAAGCTGCATGGGTTGCAATGTACAACAAAGGCTTTGAAGCGTGGTATTTCTGGAGAAGACTAGACTACCCAGTTCTAGCTCCAGCTCCAACCGCAGTATATGGATTGGTAAGAAGAATGCCTTACCCACTTAATGAAAAGAATAATAATGCTGCGAATGTTGAAGCAGCTTCCACTAAAATCCCTGGAGGCGATATCTATAGTTCAAAAGTATTTTGGGATAAAAACTAAAAAATATTTTTTAACCACTCTTCGGAGTGGTTTTTTTTTATAAATTCACATAAAATTATATATATGAGAAACCGAGTTATTAATTTAGCATTCCTGTTGTTATTATTTTTCACAACCATATCATGTGCTACCAATAAATTTTCATATGAAGATTTGAAAGCGAAGGTATATAGCAATGACTTTAAGTTTATTGTTACCAAGTACGATAGCAGAAAAACATTTAGTGCTCCCGCAGGGACAGGCCGGATACTCTCTTCCAACCTACCGGTAAGTGCTTCAGAAGAAATCGGCGTTATCGTCAATCATAAAAAACTGGTGGTCAATCTTCCTTTGGATGAAAACACAAGTACATTAAAAAAATCGCGGTTAGAATTTACTTCCTATGATTTTACTGTAGCACGAAAAGATTTAGACAATGGAAATATCCTAATAAATTTTTTCCTCAATGATCAAAAGGAAATTAACCTAATTAAAATGGAAGTTAATAAAAACAATATCATTGATGCTTCTATCGAAGGTCCAAAACAATTGCCCCTATTATATTTAGGTGAAATCCGATTGAATGATTAATAACCACTGTTATCCATATTTCCTAAACCACTCTTCGGAGTGTTTTTTTATTTCCGTATATTTGTCATTCAAAATTATAACATGAATATTAAAGATATAATTGAAGATAAAATCGCGGAGGTTATTCAATCGGTTTTTCAGATCGATGATGTGAATCCTCCGAATTCCATCAAACTTGAGGTACAGCAAAACAAATCCGAGTTTGAAGGCGATTTTACAATCGTGACCTTCCCTCTTGTGAAGGTTTTAAAGAAAAGTCCGGACCATATCGCTATGGAACTGGGTGACGCTCTTTCTACGCAGTCCAATTTTGTGGAAAGCTACAATGTGGTGAAAGGTTTCCTAAATCTTACCATTCAGAAAAGTTTCTTTTTAGAAAATTTCAAATCTACCAAAGAAAAGTTCGATCAAGTAGTTCCAAAGAACGAAACCGTAATGGTAGAGTATTCTTCACCGAATACTAATAAACCTTTGCACCTTGGTCACATCAGAAACAATCTTTTAGGTTTTTCGGTGGCTCAAATTCTTAAAGAAGCAGGTTACAATGTGGTAAAAACTCAAATCATCAATGATAGAGGAATCCATATTTGTAAATCAATGCTCGCTTGGGAAAAATTTGGAAAAGGGGAGACTCCAGAAACGACTGGTT
Proteins encoded:
- a CDS encoding SusD/RagB family nutrient-binding outer membrane lipoprotein, which encodes MKKIIKLLGALSLVAASFTSCERDISALNVDPKNPSVVPTENLVSTVSYYLANAHVSPSVNENITRFFTQQWTETTYTSETNYFFEQRNQNQYYWNNTYREVLGPLAKAKEFLQSEKENSTYSLADQAKIKANKKAILEILSIYAWATLVDSFGDVPYSEALKSNSTDLNLQPKYDDAATIYTDLVARIAAVQSTIDPSLPSYSDPYYAGDMDKWKMVLNTIKLRMGLNLADTNAAQAKSLVESAYADGVITDEGDNFQFQFDNALFSNPVYLNLVANGRNDFLPSNVLVNFMKANNDPRVPEYFTPAPDGTYKGGNYGLLNTYANFSKVADRIKKRDAPGQIFDHVNVKFMLAEAAARGYSVGGTAADYYADAVTASMEEWDVDAAAAAFLLAHPYDAANWKKSIGEAAWVAMYNKGFEAWYFWRRLDYPVLAPAPTAVYGLVRRMPYPLNEKNNNAANVEAASTKIPGGDIYSSKVFWDKN